One Thermococcus kodakarensis KOD1 genomic window carries:
- the asd gene encoding aspartate-semialdehyde dehydrogenase, whose protein sequence is MRVAVLGATGMVGRTFVRLLAGHPWFRVEKLVASERSAGRKYGELVDDSPEEFRDVEVTSLPEFLRDPDVDIVFNALPASISREVEGELAQSLPVFTNARSHRYDPDVPILVPEVNLEHLELIEVQRERRGWEGFIVTNPNCSTAILTVSLAALRGFGIREVKVATMQAISGAGYSGLSALAIQDNVIPSIPGEEWKIENESRKILGELDGVEVKPAEFRISAMATRVPVLHGHTEAVFVKLEEGSLEEVREAFESFDPLGELGLPSYERPLVYSDVPQPRLHRDRGRGLTVTVGRLEGSSGSFKYVVTGHNLVRGAAGGSVLNAELAYKLGYLK, encoded by the coding sequence ATGAGGGTTGCCGTTCTCGGTGCCACGGGAATGGTCGGGAGAACTTTCGTGAGGCTTCTTGCTGGCCATCCCTGGTTCAGAGTTGAGAAACTGGTTGCCTCTGAGAGGAGTGCCGGAAGGAAGTACGGAGAGCTGGTCGATGATTCGCCAGAGGAGTTCAGAGATGTGGAGGTGACTTCCCTCCCTGAATTTCTCAGAGACCCGGACGTTGACATTGTCTTCAACGCCCTCCCAGCATCGATCTCAAGGGAGGTGGAGGGGGAGCTAGCTCAAAGCCTTCCTGTGTTCACCAACGCGAGGAGCCACCGCTACGATCCTGACGTGCCCATATTAGTTCCCGAGGTAAATCTGGAGCACCTTGAGCTGATAGAGGTTCAGAGGGAGAGGAGGGGCTGGGAAGGCTTCATAGTGACGAACCCGAACTGCTCGACGGCCATACTCACGGTCTCGCTCGCGGCGCTCCGCGGTTTCGGAATCAGGGAGGTCAAAGTGGCGACGATGCAGGCAATAAGCGGGGCAGGTTATTCTGGCCTCTCTGCCCTGGCAATCCAGGACAACGTGATTCCCTCCATCCCAGGGGAGGAGTGGAAGATCGAAAACGAGAGCAGGAAGATCCTCGGCGAGCTCGACGGAGTGGAGGTAAAGCCCGCCGAATTCAGAATAAGCGCAATGGCTACCCGCGTTCCAGTGCTACACGGGCACACTGAGGCTGTCTTTGTCAAGCTTGAAGAGGGAAGCCTAGAGGAGGTCAGGGAGGCCTTCGAATCCTTCGACCCGCTTGGAGAGCTCGGCCTTCCAAGCTACGAGAGGCCCCTCGTCTACTCCGATGTTCCCCAGCCGCGGCTCCACAGGGACAGGGGAAGGGGCCTAACCGTTACGGTCGGGAGGCTTGAGGGGAGCAGCGGGAGCTTCAAGTACGTGGTAACGGGCCACAACCTCGTCAGGGGTGCCGCTGGAGGTTCGGTTCTCAACGCCGAGCTGGCTTATAAGCTCGGCTATCTGAAGTAG
- a CDS encoding TrpB-like pyridoxal phosphate-dependent enzyme: protein MKAVLPDSKIPKRWYNILPDLPEPLAPPLDPETDEPMEPEKLLRIFAEELVKQEMSTDRYIEIPKEVREIYSKIGRPTPLFRATNLERALGTPARIYFKYEGATVTGSHKINTALAQAYYAKRQGIERLVTETGAGQWGTALSLAGALLGLNVRVYMARASYQQKPYRKTIMRLYGAEIYPSPSDRTEIGRKFLAEDPNHPGGLGIAISEAIEDVLRDEKARYALGSVLNHVLMHQTVIGLEAQEQMKEFEEPDVIIGCVGGGSNFAGLAYPFVRDVLKGEAEYEFIAVEPKAAPSMTRGVYKYDYGDSGGYTPKMKMHTLGHTYYVPPIHAGGLRYHGLAPTLSVLINHGIVKPVAYHQNEVFQAAHLFAKTEGIVPAPESAHAIKGAIDRALEAKREGREEVILFNLSGHGFLDLKGYEDYLDGKLEDYEPEHFPALDNY from the coding sequence ATGAAAGCCGTTCTGCCCGATTCGAAGATACCAAAGAGGTGGTACAACATCCTGCCCGACCTCCCTGAACCGCTGGCGCCACCGCTCGACCCCGAGACAGACGAGCCTATGGAGCCGGAGAAGCTCCTAAGGATTTTCGCGGAGGAGCTGGTGAAACAGGAAATGAGCACGGATAGGTACATTGAAATCCCGAAAGAAGTCAGAGAGATCTACTCCAAAATAGGCCGCCCAACCCCTCTCTTCCGCGCCACAAACCTTGAGAGAGCCCTCGGCACTCCAGCGAGGATATACTTCAAGTATGAGGGGGCAACGGTAACGGGAAGCCACAAGATAAACACCGCCCTAGCTCAGGCTTACTACGCCAAGAGGCAGGGAATAGAAAGGCTCGTAACCGAGACTGGAGCAGGCCAGTGGGGAACTGCCCTAAGCCTCGCCGGGGCACTTCTTGGTCTCAATGTAAGGGTGTACATGGCGAGGGCGAGCTACCAGCAGAAGCCCTACAGGAAGACCATAATGCGCTTGTATGGTGCTGAAATCTATCCGAGTCCAAGCGATAGAACAGAGATAGGCAGAAAGTTCCTGGCCGAGGATCCAAACCACCCCGGAGGTCTCGGTATAGCGATAAGCGAGGCCATCGAAGACGTTTTAAGGGACGAAAAGGCCCGCTACGCCCTGGGAAGCGTCCTCAACCACGTCCTCATGCACCAGACCGTCATAGGTCTTGAGGCCCAGGAGCAGATGAAGGAGTTCGAAGAGCCCGACGTTATAATCGGCTGTGTAGGCGGAGGAAGCAACTTCGCAGGCTTGGCTTATCCGTTCGTCAGAGACGTTCTGAAAGGAGAGGCTGAATATGAGTTCATAGCGGTTGAGCCTAAGGCCGCTCCCTCGATGACGAGGGGAGTTTACAAGTACGACTACGGTGATTCCGGAGGATACACGCCGAAAATGAAGATGCACACCCTCGGCCACACATACTACGTCCCGCCGATTCACGCTGGCGGCCTGCGCTATCACGGACTTGCTCCGACTCTCAGCGTCCTGATAAACCACGGGATAGTTAAGCCCGTTGCCTACCACCAGAACGAGGTCTTCCAGGCGGCTCACCTCTTCGCGAAGACTGAGGGGATAGTTCCAGCTCCAGAGAGCGCCCACGCCATCAAAGGGGCCATAGACCGCGCCCTGGAGGCAAAGCGGGAAGGACGTGAAGAGGTCATACTCTTCAACCTCAGCGGGCACGGCTTCCTCGACCTTAAGGGCTACGAGGACTATCTGGATGGAAAGCTTGAGGACTACGAGCCGGAGCACTTCCCGGCCCTGGATAACTACTGA
- the nikR gene encoding nickel-responsive transcriptional regulator NikR, translating to MKIIRFGVSVPEELLEKFDQIIAEKGYVNRSEAIRDLMRDFIVRHEWEAGDKEVAGTITMLYNHDEADVVKELLDLQHDYLNEIISSIHVHMDEHNCLEVVIVKGKAKRIKEIADRLLSLKGVKHGKLVMTGTGKELV from the coding sequence ATGAAGATCATAAGATTTGGTGTGTCCGTGCCTGAAGAACTCCTTGAGAAGTTCGATCAGATAATAGCGGAGAAGGGCTACGTTAACAGGAGCGAGGCGATAAGGGACCTCATGAGGGACTTCATAGTGCGGCACGAATGGGAAGCGGGCGATAAAGAGGTGGCCGGAACGATAACGATGCTCTACAACCATGATGAAGCTGACGTTGTTAAGGAGCTCCTCGATCTCCAGCATGACTATCTCAACGAGATAATCTCAAGCATTCACGTCCATATGGACGAACACAACTGCCTTGAGGTTGTTATAGTCAAGGGGAAGGCCAAGAGGATAAAAGAAATCGCGGACAGGCTCCTGAGCCTCAAGGGAGTGAAGCACGGCAAACTCGTCATGACGGGAACCGGGAAGGAGCTCGTCTAA